In the Nerophis ophidion isolate RoL-2023_Sa linkage group LG01, RoL_Noph_v1.0, whole genome shotgun sequence genome, one interval contains:
- the tefm gene encoding transcription elongation factor, mitochondrial isoform X1, which translates to MVIYSRVDRDFGCERERERERERGGGFESVREMDLRKLFARSREEARNERCQYAGQSGLFRRPLQGCPLETELRYLQCTCCWMSRIPVAVVESLTAVVSPPSPGSCEEEEHGAVLDSSYTTEQRDTILQLLNTASAEELAGVKLLRGRKCNNIVDYRSKHGPFRTLESVVKVPLLKHKSAVIVFDSILNPVKKGKKVRIQLAKFIRPEVDRSWLEDANSVVSLVCATNRIAWAHVDRGMTLLDWQQHDCPNFLKGTYMASSYLHDVSAVASLLPSADFYIIEKPSISVQNTALFPVMAHLRTVEAMLFALLEPRNVSSDCNVPPRVLNMMRTAVGRHFGLMVGEARTSGAQAVRRLMTESVTQKFPRVNIPPGMLVKYRDSFQISNIRKGAGGEELCDALLQAVTFYELLNKSSS; encoded by the exons atggtaatttattcacgtgtggatcgagacttcggttgcgagagagagagagagagagagagagagaggggcggGGGGTTCGAATCAGtacgtgag atggatttaagaaagttattcgcccgcagcagagaagaagcgaggaatgagagat GTCAGTATGCAGGTCAATCTGGCTTGTTCCGACGCCCTCTGCAAGGCTGTCCTCTTGAGACGGAGCTGCGCTACCTCCAGTGCACATGTTGCTGGATGAGCAGAATTCCTGTAGCCGTGGTAGAAAGCCTAACCGCCGTCGTCTCTCCGCCGTCCCCTGGGTCCTGTGAGGAGGAGGAGCACGGAGCCGTCTTGGACTCCTCCTACACCACCGAGCAGCGAGACACCATCTTGCAGCTGCTCAACACCGCTTCAGCGGAGGAGCTGGCCGGCGTCAAGCTCCTCAGAGGACGCAAGTGCAACAACATAGTGGACTACAGGAGCAAACATGGACCGTTTAGGACCTTAGAGAGTGTGGTGAAGGTACCGCTCCTGAAGCACAAAAGCGCTGTCATCGTGTTCGACTCCATACTCAACCCGGTGAAGAAGGGGAAGAAAGTGCGGATTCAGTTGGCAAAGTTCATCAGGCCAGAGGTGGACAGGTCCTGGCTGGAG GACGCCAACTCCGTGGTGTCACTAGTGTGTGCAACTAACAGAATAGCCTGGGCACATGTGGACAGAGGCATGACTCTGTTGGACTGGCAGCAACATGACTGTCCTAACTTCCTGAAGGGGACGTACATGGCTTCCTCCTACCTACATGAT GTGTCAGCAGTGGCGTCCCTCTTACCTTCAGCTGACTTCTACATCATCGAGAAACCATCCATCTCTGTCCAGAACACCGCTTTGTTCCCAGTCATGGCCCACTTGAGGACAGTGGAGGCCATGTTGTTCGCTCTCCTGGAGCCCAGAAACGTCTCGTCAGATTGTAACGTCCCTCCCAG AGTCCTGAACATGATGCGCACTGCCGTTGGACGCCACTTCGGACTGATGGTGGGCGAAGCGCGGACCAGCGGTGCTCAGGCAGTGCGGCGGTTGATGACGGAATCAGTGACGCAGAAATTTCCGCGGGTAAACATTCCGCCGGGTATGCTGGTCAAGTACAGGGACTCGTTCCAGATAAGCAACATCAGGAAAGGAGCAGGGGGTGAAGAGCTCTGCGATGCTCTTTTGCAGGCGGTCACTTTTTACGAGCTCCTCAACAAATCTTCTAGTTAG
- the tefm gene encoding transcription elongation factor, mitochondrial isoform X2, with the protein MVIYSRVDRDFGCERERERERERGGGFESVREMDLRKLFARSREEARNERCQYAGQSGLFRRPLQGCPLETELRYLQCTCCWMSRIPVAVVESLTAVVSPPSPGSCEEEEHGAVLDSSYTTEQRDTILQLLNTASAEELAGVKLLRGRKCNNIVDYRSKHGPFRTLESVVKVPLLKHKSAVIVFDSILNPVKKGKKVRIQLAKFIRPEVDRSWLEDANSVVSLVCATNRIAWAHVDRGMTLLDWQQHDCPNFLKGTYMASSYLHDVSAVASLLPSADFYIIEKPSISVQNTALFPVMAHLRTVEAMLFALLEPRNVSSDCNVPPRVLNMMRTAVGRHFGLMVGEARTSGAQAVRRLMTESVTQKFPRGSREVPEPIPAAVRQKAGYTLDKLPPHHRANTNRQTTFTLTFTH; encoded by the exons atggtaatttattcacgtgtggatcgagacttcggttgcgagagagagagagagagagagagagagaggggcggGGGGTTCGAATCAGtacgtgag atggatttaagaaagttattcgcccgcagcagagaagaagcgaggaatgagagat GTCAGTATGCAGGTCAATCTGGCTTGTTCCGACGCCCTCTGCAAGGCTGTCCTCTTGAGACGGAGCTGCGCTACCTCCAGTGCACATGTTGCTGGATGAGCAGAATTCCTGTAGCCGTGGTAGAAAGCCTAACCGCCGTCGTCTCTCCGCCGTCCCCTGGGTCCTGTGAGGAGGAGGAGCACGGAGCCGTCTTGGACTCCTCCTACACCACCGAGCAGCGAGACACCATCTTGCAGCTGCTCAACACCGCTTCAGCGGAGGAGCTGGCCGGCGTCAAGCTCCTCAGAGGACGCAAGTGCAACAACATAGTGGACTACAGGAGCAAACATGGACCGTTTAGGACCTTAGAGAGTGTGGTGAAGGTACCGCTCCTGAAGCACAAAAGCGCTGTCATCGTGTTCGACTCCATACTCAACCCGGTGAAGAAGGGGAAGAAAGTGCGGATTCAGTTGGCAAAGTTCATCAGGCCAGAGGTGGACAGGTCCTGGCTGGAG GACGCCAACTCCGTGGTGTCACTAGTGTGTGCAACTAACAGAATAGCCTGGGCACATGTGGACAGAGGCATGACTCTGTTGGACTGGCAGCAACATGACTGTCCTAACTTCCTGAAGGGGACGTACATGGCTTCCTCCTACCTACATGAT GTGTCAGCAGTGGCGTCCCTCTTACCTTCAGCTGACTTCTACATCATCGAGAAACCATCCATCTCTGTCCAGAACACCGCTTTGTTCCCAGTCATGGCCCACTTGAGGACAGTGGAGGCCATGTTGTTCGCTCTCCTGGAGCCCAGAAACGTCTCGTCAGATTGTAACGTCCCTCCCAG AGTCCTGAACATGATGCGCACTGCCGTTGGACGCCACTTCGGACTGATGGTGGGCGAAGCGCGGACCAGCGGTGCTCAGGCAGTGCGGCGGTTGATGACGGAATCAGTGACGCAGAAATTTCCGCGG GGGTCGCGGGAGGTaccagagcctatcccagctgcagtcaggcagaaggcggggtacaccctggacaagttgccacctcatcacagagccaacacaaatagacagacaacattcacactcacattcacacactag
- the tefm gene encoding transcription elongation factor, mitochondrial isoform X5 gives MVIYSRVDRDFGCERERERERERGGGFESVREMDLRKLFARSREEARNERCQYAGQSGLFRRPLQGCPLETELRYLQCTCCWMSRIPVAVVESLTAVVSPPSPGSCEEEEHGAVLDSSYTTEQRDTILQLLNTASAEELAGVKLLRGRKCNNIVDYRSKHGPFRTLESVVKVPLLKHKSAVIVFDSILNPVKKGKKVRIQLAKFIRPEVDRSWLEDANSVVSLVCATNRIAWAHVDRGMTLLDWQQHDCPNFLKGTYMASSYLHDVSAVASLLPSADFYIIEKPSISVQNTALFPVMAHLRTVEAMLFALLEPRNVSSDCNVPPRVLNMMRTAVGRHFGLMVGEARTSGAQAVRRLMTESVTQKFPRM, from the exons atggtaatttattcacgtgtggatcgagacttcggttgcgagagagagagagagagagagagagagaggggcggGGGGTTCGAATCAGtacgtgag atggatttaagaaagttattcgcccgcagcagagaagaagcgaggaatgagagat GTCAGTATGCAGGTCAATCTGGCTTGTTCCGACGCCCTCTGCAAGGCTGTCCTCTTGAGACGGAGCTGCGCTACCTCCAGTGCACATGTTGCTGGATGAGCAGAATTCCTGTAGCCGTGGTAGAAAGCCTAACCGCCGTCGTCTCTCCGCCGTCCCCTGGGTCCTGTGAGGAGGAGGAGCACGGAGCCGTCTTGGACTCCTCCTACACCACCGAGCAGCGAGACACCATCTTGCAGCTGCTCAACACCGCTTCAGCGGAGGAGCTGGCCGGCGTCAAGCTCCTCAGAGGACGCAAGTGCAACAACATAGTGGACTACAGGAGCAAACATGGACCGTTTAGGACCTTAGAGAGTGTGGTGAAGGTACCGCTCCTGAAGCACAAAAGCGCTGTCATCGTGTTCGACTCCATACTCAACCCGGTGAAGAAGGGGAAGAAAGTGCGGATTCAGTTGGCAAAGTTCATCAGGCCAGAGGTGGACAGGTCCTGGCTGGAG GACGCCAACTCCGTGGTGTCACTAGTGTGTGCAACTAACAGAATAGCCTGGGCACATGTGGACAGAGGCATGACTCTGTTGGACTGGCAGCAACATGACTGTCCTAACTTCCTGAAGGGGACGTACATGGCTTCCTCCTACCTACATGAT GTGTCAGCAGTGGCGTCCCTCTTACCTTCAGCTGACTTCTACATCATCGAGAAACCATCCATCTCTGTCCAGAACACCGCTTTGTTCCCAGTCATGGCCCACTTGAGGACAGTGGAGGCCATGTTGTTCGCTCTCCTGGAGCCCAGAAACGTCTCGTCAGATTGTAACGTCCCTCCCAG AGTCCTGAACATGATGCGCACTGCCGTTGGACGCCACTTCGGACTGATGGTGGGCGAAGCGCGGACCAGCGGTGCTCAGGCAGTGCGGCGGTTGATGACGGAATCAGTGACGCAGAAATTTCCGCGG
- the LOC133559159 gene encoding arf-GAP with dual PH domain-containing protein 2-like isoform X2, with the protein MANLERNNKILLDLVRLPSNNTCADCGAPEPGWASYTLCVFLCVHCSGMHRNLPTISKVKSIRLDLWEDSLVEAMRVRGNSFAKATYEKHVPAYFYRPQQTDCVVLKDQWIRAKYERREFTGEQFIHQSNGPDTTQVVLWKKRKDNRNFFKRIFLLSRSDFTLKYFTKEASRDPKAVISMKELNAVFQPEKIGHAHGLQISYMHEERSRNMFVYHDNGQVIVSFFNAIRATRLEYLQKKHPGLGLNELMPQITRHCLKEGFMEKTGPTDATELGAVFIGTESHNYSVTGDSRHSSRGGRWHCAITLRTPERQYVFMCEQEQEQQEWMEAFRKVIGQPMTPEDYANEANLRRGK; encoded by the exons ATGGCCAACTTGGAGAGAAACAACAAAATTTTACTCGATTTAGTGCGACTGCCTTCCAACAACACGTGTGCCGACTGTGGAGCTCCTG AGCCTGGCTGGGCCTCCTACActctgtgtgtgtttctgtgtgtccACTGCTCAGGGATGCATCGGAACTTGCCCACCATCAGCAAAGTGAAGTCAATACGCTTGGACCTATGGGAAGACTCCCTTGTAGAG GCCATGCGAGTAAGAGGAAACTCTTTCGCCAAAGCCACATATGAAAAACATGTTCCCGCTTATTTCTACCGGCCTCAGCAGACAGACTGTGT CGTTCTTAAGGACCAGTGGATCCGCGCCAAGTACGAGAGAAGAGAGTTCACAGGGGAACAATTCATTCATCAATCTAATGGCCCAG ATACCACACAGGTAGTACTGTGGAAGAAGCGCAAAGACAACAGGAACTTTTTCAAAAGGATCTTCCTGCTGTCCCGTAGTGACTTTACCCTTAAATACTTCACCAAAGAAGCT TCTAGAGATCCCAAAGCTGTAATCAGCATGAAGGAGCTGAATGCGGTTTTCCAGCCCGAGAAGATCGGTCACGCTCACGGACTGCAGATCTCCTACATGCACGAGGAACGGAGCAGGAACATGTTTGTTTACCATGACAATGGACAG GTCATCGTTTCCTTTTTTAATGCAATTCGTGCAACCCGCTTGGAGTACCTCCAGAAGAAGCATCCCGGTCTCGGACTGAATGAG TTAATGCCGCAGATAACCAGGCATTGCCTCAAGGAAGGGTTTATGGAGAAAACTGGCCCAACG GACGCCACAGAGCTGGGCGCCGTCTTCATCGGCACCGAGAGCCACAACTACTCTGTGACGGGGGACAGCAGACACAGCTCCAGAGGAGGCCGCTGGCACTGCGCTATCACTCTGCGGACTCCTGAGAGGCAGTATGTGTTCATGTGTGAACAGGAACAGGAGCAGCAAGAGTGGATGGAAGCCTTTAGAAAGGTCATAGGTCAGCCCATGACCCCTGAAGACTACGCTA ACGAAGCCAACTTGAGAAGAGGAAAATGA
- the tefm gene encoding transcription elongation factor, mitochondrial isoform X4, with protein sequence MVIYSRVDRDFGCERERERERERGGGFESVREMDLRKLFARSREEARNERCQYAGQSGLFRRPLQGCPLETELRYLQCTCCWMSRIPVAVVESLTAVVSPPSPGSCEEEEHGAVLDSSYTTEQRDTILQLLNTASAEELAGVKLLRGRKCNNIVDYRSKHGPFRTLESVVKVPLLKHKSAVIVFDSILNPVKKGKKVRIQLAKFIRPEVDRSWLEDANSVVSLVCATNRIAWAHVDRGMTLLDWQQHDCPNFLKGTYMASSYLHDVSAVASLLPSADFYIIEKPSISVQNTALFPVMAHLRTVEAMLFALLEPRNVSSDCNVPPRVLNMMRTAVGRHFGLMVGEARTSGAQAVRRLMTESVTQKFPRSD encoded by the exons atggtaatttattcacgtgtggatcgagacttcggttgcgagagagagagagagagagagagagagaggggcggGGGGTTCGAATCAGtacgtgag atggatttaagaaagttattcgcccgcagcagagaagaagcgaggaatgagagat GTCAGTATGCAGGTCAATCTGGCTTGTTCCGACGCCCTCTGCAAGGCTGTCCTCTTGAGACGGAGCTGCGCTACCTCCAGTGCACATGTTGCTGGATGAGCAGAATTCCTGTAGCCGTGGTAGAAAGCCTAACCGCCGTCGTCTCTCCGCCGTCCCCTGGGTCCTGTGAGGAGGAGGAGCACGGAGCCGTCTTGGACTCCTCCTACACCACCGAGCAGCGAGACACCATCTTGCAGCTGCTCAACACCGCTTCAGCGGAGGAGCTGGCCGGCGTCAAGCTCCTCAGAGGACGCAAGTGCAACAACATAGTGGACTACAGGAGCAAACATGGACCGTTTAGGACCTTAGAGAGTGTGGTGAAGGTACCGCTCCTGAAGCACAAAAGCGCTGTCATCGTGTTCGACTCCATACTCAACCCGGTGAAGAAGGGGAAGAAAGTGCGGATTCAGTTGGCAAAGTTCATCAGGCCAGAGGTGGACAGGTCCTGGCTGGAG GACGCCAACTCCGTGGTGTCACTAGTGTGTGCAACTAACAGAATAGCCTGGGCACATGTGGACAGAGGCATGACTCTGTTGGACTGGCAGCAACATGACTGTCCTAACTTCCTGAAGGGGACGTACATGGCTTCCTCCTACCTACATGAT GTGTCAGCAGTGGCGTCCCTCTTACCTTCAGCTGACTTCTACATCATCGAGAAACCATCCATCTCTGTCCAGAACACCGCTTTGTTCCCAGTCATGGCCCACTTGAGGACAGTGGAGGCCATGTTGTTCGCTCTCCTGGAGCCCAGAAACGTCTCGTCAGATTGTAACGTCCCTCCCAG AGTCCTGAACATGATGCGCACTGCCGTTGGACGCCACTTCGGACTGATGGTGGGCGAAGCGCGGACCAGCGGTGCTCAGGCAGTGCGGCGGTTGATGACGGAATCAGTGACGCAGAAATTTCCGCGG
- the tefm gene encoding transcription elongation factor, mitochondrial isoform X3 produces the protein MWVAWRVLSSVAHSRQYAGQSGLFRRPLQGCPLETELRYLQCTCCWMSRIPVAVVESLTAVVSPPSPGSCEEEEHGAVLDSSYTTEQRDTILQLLNTASAEELAGVKLLRGRKCNNIVDYRSKHGPFRTLESVVKVPLLKHKSAVIVFDSILNPVKKGKKVRIQLAKFIRPEVDRSWLEDANSVVSLVCATNRIAWAHVDRGMTLLDWQQHDCPNFLKGTYMASSYLHDVSAVASLLPSADFYIIEKPSISVQNTALFPVMAHLRTVEAMLFALLEPRNVSSDCNVPPRVLNMMRTAVGRHFGLMVGEARTSGAQAVRRLMTESVTQKFPRVNIPPGMLVKYRDSFQISNIRKGAGGEELCDALLQAVTFYELLNKSSS, from the exons ATGTGGGTCGCCTGGCGGGTTTTATCGTCAGTAGCACACAGTC GTCAGTATGCAGGTCAATCTGGCTTGTTCCGACGCCCTCTGCAAGGCTGTCCTCTTGAGACGGAGCTGCGCTACCTCCAGTGCACATGTTGCTGGATGAGCAGAATTCCTGTAGCCGTGGTAGAAAGCCTAACCGCCGTCGTCTCTCCGCCGTCCCCTGGGTCCTGTGAGGAGGAGGAGCACGGAGCCGTCTTGGACTCCTCCTACACCACCGAGCAGCGAGACACCATCTTGCAGCTGCTCAACACCGCTTCAGCGGAGGAGCTGGCCGGCGTCAAGCTCCTCAGAGGACGCAAGTGCAACAACATAGTGGACTACAGGAGCAAACATGGACCGTTTAGGACCTTAGAGAGTGTGGTGAAGGTACCGCTCCTGAAGCACAAAAGCGCTGTCATCGTGTTCGACTCCATACTCAACCCGGTGAAGAAGGGGAAGAAAGTGCGGATTCAGTTGGCAAAGTTCATCAGGCCAGAGGTGGACAGGTCCTGGCTGGAG GACGCCAACTCCGTGGTGTCACTAGTGTGTGCAACTAACAGAATAGCCTGGGCACATGTGGACAGAGGCATGACTCTGTTGGACTGGCAGCAACATGACTGTCCTAACTTCCTGAAGGGGACGTACATGGCTTCCTCCTACCTACATGAT GTGTCAGCAGTGGCGTCCCTCTTACCTTCAGCTGACTTCTACATCATCGAGAAACCATCCATCTCTGTCCAGAACACCGCTTTGTTCCCAGTCATGGCCCACTTGAGGACAGTGGAGGCCATGTTGTTCGCTCTCCTGGAGCCCAGAAACGTCTCGTCAGATTGTAACGTCCCTCCCAG AGTCCTGAACATGATGCGCACTGCCGTTGGACGCCACTTCGGACTGATGGTGGGCGAAGCGCGGACCAGCGGTGCTCAGGCAGTGCGGCGGTTGATGACGGAATCAGTGACGCAGAAATTTCCGCGGGTAAACATTCCGCCGGGTATGCTGGTCAAGTACAGGGACTCGTTCCAGATAAGCAACATCAGGAAAGGAGCAGGGGGTGAAGAGCTCTGCGATGCTCTTTTGCAGGCGGTCACTTTTTACGAGCTCCTCAACAAATCTTCTAGTTAG
- the LOC133559159 gene encoding arf-GAP with dual PH domain-containing protein 2-like isoform X1 produces the protein MANLERNNKILLDLVRLPSNNTCADCGAPEPGWASYTLCVFLCVHCSGMHRNLPTISKVKSIRLDLWEDSLVEAMRVRGNSFAKATYEKHVPAYFYRPQQTDCVVLKDQWIRAKYERREFTGEQFIHQSNGPDTTQVVLWKKRKDNRNFFKRIFLLSRSDFTLKYFTKEASRDPKAVISMKELNAVFQPEKIGHAHGLQISYMHEERSRNMFVYHDNGQVIVSFFNAIRATRLEYLQKKHPGLGLNELMPQITRHCLKEGFMEKTGPTQRESFKKRWFTLCTMNRKLLYYKSPLDATELGAVFIGTESHNYSVTGDSRHSSRGGRWHCAITLRTPERQYVFMCEQEQEQQEWMEAFRKVIGQPMTPEDYANEANLRRGK, from the exons ATGGCCAACTTGGAGAGAAACAACAAAATTTTACTCGATTTAGTGCGACTGCCTTCCAACAACACGTGTGCCGACTGTGGAGCTCCTG AGCCTGGCTGGGCCTCCTACActctgtgtgtgtttctgtgtgtccACTGCTCAGGGATGCATCGGAACTTGCCCACCATCAGCAAAGTGAAGTCAATACGCTTGGACCTATGGGAAGACTCCCTTGTAGAG GCCATGCGAGTAAGAGGAAACTCTTTCGCCAAAGCCACATATGAAAAACATGTTCCCGCTTATTTCTACCGGCCTCAGCAGACAGACTGTGT CGTTCTTAAGGACCAGTGGATCCGCGCCAAGTACGAGAGAAGAGAGTTCACAGGGGAACAATTCATTCATCAATCTAATGGCCCAG ATACCACACAGGTAGTACTGTGGAAGAAGCGCAAAGACAACAGGAACTTTTTCAAAAGGATCTTCCTGCTGTCCCGTAGTGACTTTACCCTTAAATACTTCACCAAAGAAGCT TCTAGAGATCCCAAAGCTGTAATCAGCATGAAGGAGCTGAATGCGGTTTTCCAGCCCGAGAAGATCGGTCACGCTCACGGACTGCAGATCTCCTACATGCACGAGGAACGGAGCAGGAACATGTTTGTTTACCATGACAATGGACAG GTCATCGTTTCCTTTTTTAATGCAATTCGTGCAACCCGCTTGGAGTACCTCCAGAAGAAGCATCCCGGTCTCGGACTGAATGAG TTAATGCCGCAGATAACCAGGCATTGCCTCAAGGAAGGGTTTATGGAGAAAACTGGCCCAACG CAGCGTGAGTCATTCAAGAAGAGGTGGTTCACATTGTGCACAATGAATAGGAAACTGCTTTATTATAAGTCTCCACTG GACGCCACAGAGCTGGGCGCCGTCTTCATCGGCACCGAGAGCCACAACTACTCTGTGACGGGGGACAGCAGACACAGCTCCAGAGGAGGCCGCTGGCACTGCGCTATCACTCTGCGGACTCCTGAGAGGCAGTATGTGTTCATGTGTGAACAGGAACAGGAGCAGCAAGAGTGGATGGAAGCCTTTAGAAAGGTCATAGGTCAGCCCATGACCCCTGAAGACTACGCTA ACGAAGCCAACTTGAGAAGAGGAAAATGA